From Streptomyces sp. NBC_00775, one genomic window encodes:
- the qcrB gene encoding cytochrome bc1 complex cytochrome b subunit, with protein sequence MTTTERPAEKTSSGERVADWFDGRLGIYSLGRRYLRKVFPDHWSFLLGEICLYSFVVLVLTGVYLTLFFHPSMNEVVYHGSYVPLNGIRMSEAYASTLDISFEVRGGLLIRQIHHWAALIFLAAMLTHMMRHFFTGSFRRPREVNWVFGWTLLLLGLFEGLFGYSLPDDLLSGTGLRFVDGALLSVPIVGTYLSMFLFGGEFPGHDIVARFYSLHILLIPGIMAALVVAHLILVVYHKHTQFAGPGKTERNVVGTPFMPVYMAKAGGFFFLVFGVIALISAVATINPVWAYGPYRADQVSTGAQPDWYLGFAEGLVRVMPGWEITVAGHTLVLGVLIPILVFPTLLVLIGVYPFVEAWVTKDHREHHLLDRPRNRPVRTSIGAAWISVYLILLAGGGNDIVATRFHLSINTVTWTVRIALFLVPFLVFVVTRRICLGLRQRDRELVAHGRATGIIKRLPHGEYVEVHRPLGPAELHALTEHEHRGRSDHRDLQAADPQPAVGGPRVAAGHDETQP encoded by the coding sequence GTGACCACCACCGAACGGCCCGCGGAGAAAACGTCGTCCGGGGAGCGCGTCGCCGACTGGTTCGACGGCCGGCTCGGCATCTACTCCCTCGGCAGGCGGTATCTGCGCAAGGTCTTCCCGGACCACTGGTCCTTCCTCCTCGGCGAGATCTGCCTCTACAGCTTCGTCGTCCTCGTCCTCACCGGCGTCTATCTCACGCTGTTCTTCCATCCCTCGATGAACGAGGTGGTCTACCACGGCAGTTACGTCCCGCTGAACGGCATCCGCATGTCGGAGGCGTACGCCTCGACGCTGGACATCAGCTTCGAGGTACGCGGCGGACTGCTGATCCGGCAGATCCACCACTGGGCCGCGCTGATCTTCCTCGCCGCGATGCTGACGCACATGATGCGGCACTTCTTCACGGGCTCGTTCCGCAGGCCCCGCGAGGTCAACTGGGTGTTCGGCTGGACGCTTCTGCTCCTCGGCCTGTTCGAGGGCCTGTTCGGCTACTCGCTGCCGGACGACCTGCTGTCCGGGACCGGGCTGCGGTTCGTGGACGGGGCGCTCCTGTCGGTGCCGATCGTCGGGACGTACCTCTCGATGTTCCTCTTCGGCGGGGAGTTCCCGGGCCATGACATCGTGGCCCGCTTCTACTCCCTCCACATCCTGCTGATACCGGGGATCATGGCGGCCCTCGTCGTGGCGCATCTGATCCTGGTCGTCTACCACAAGCACACCCAGTTCGCGGGTCCGGGAAAGACCGAACGCAACGTCGTGGGCACGCCGTTCATGCCGGTGTACATGGCGAAGGCGGGCGGTTTCTTCTTCCTGGTGTTCGGTGTCATCGCGCTCATTTCGGCGGTCGCGACGATCAACCCGGTCTGGGCGTACGGCCCTTACCGCGCCGACCAGGTGTCGACGGGCGCCCAGCCGGACTGGTACCTGGGCTTCGCCGAGGGGCTGGTCCGTGTCATGCCGGGCTGGGAGATCACCGTGGCGGGCCACACGCTCGTGCTGGGCGTGCTCATCCCCATCCTCGTCTTCCCCACGCTGCTGGTCCTGATCGGCGTCTATCCGTTCGTGGAGGCCTGGGTCACCAAGGACCATCGCGAACACCATCTGCTGGACCGCCCGCGCAACCGGCCGGTCCGTACGTCGATCGGGGCGGCGTGGATCAGCGTCTATCTGATCCTGCTCGCGGGTGGCGGCAACGACATCGTGGCGACCCGCTTCCATCTGTCGATCAACACCGTGACCTGGACGGTACGGATCGCCCTGTTCCTGGTCCCCTTCCTGGTCTTCGTCGTGACCCGCCGCATCTGCCTGGGCCTGCGGCAGCGGGACCGCGAGCTGGTGGCGCACGGCCGTGCGACAGGCATCATCAAGCGCCTGCCGCACGGCGAGTACGTCGAGGTGCACCGCCCGCTCGGCCCGGCCGAACTGCACGCTCTCACCGAGCACGAGCACCGGGGGCGCTCAGACCACCGGGACCTCCAGG